A genomic stretch from Pochonia chlamydosporia 170 chromosome 4, whole genome shotgun sequence includes:
- a CDS encoding queuine tRNA-ribosyltransferase (similar to Aspergillus terreus NIH2624 XP_001209412.1) has protein sequence MAANISSSPALNFELLARCSVEQYTDIRQQTTRARASNMTLPHGPVQLPMFMPVATQASLKGITPQQLEDTGCRLCLNNTYHLGLKPGQEVLDAIGGAHKFQGWNHNILTDSGGFQMVSLLKLAKITEEGVRFLSPHDGSPMLLTPEHSISLQNSIGSDIIMQLDDVLVTTSPDKARMREAMERSVRWLDRCIAAHKKPDKQNLFCIIQGGLDLEMRKECCKEMLARNTPGIAIGGLSGGEAKADYCRVVETCTALLPDLKPRYVMGIGYPEDLVVSVALGADMFDCVWPTRTARFGNAVTKHGVLNIRNAKYANDFGPIEPDCECMCCRQGEGGMGITRAYVHHNTSKETVSAHLLTIHNVWYQLNLMREVRQAIIEDRFPAYIRQFFANLYDSKTDYPEWAVEALKRVNVDLTADS, from the exons ATGGCTGCCAATATTTCCTCGTCTCCTGCCCTGAACTTTGAGTTGCTGGCTCGCTGCTCGGTAG AGCAATACACTGATATCCGCCAACAGACAACCCGGGCTCGAGCCTCTAATATGACACTGCCCCATGGCCCTGTTCAGCTCCCCATGTTTATGCCGGTAGCTACACAGGCCTCACTTAAAGGCATTACCCCCCAACAGTTGGAAGATACTGGGTGTAGACTATGTCTAAACAACACATACCACTTGGGACTGAAACCCGGTCAAGAGGTCCTTGATGCTATCGGTGGAGCACACAAGTTCCAGGGCTGGAATCATAACATTTTAACAGACAGCGGAGG TTTCCAGATGGTTAGTTTGCTGAAGTTGGCCAAGATAACCGAGGAAGGTGTACGGTTTTTGAGCCCTCACGATGGCTCTCCCATGCTTCTCACGCCAGAACACTCAATATCCCTGCAAAACAGCATAGGGAGCGATATAATTATGCAACTCGACGATGTGTTAGTTACCACTTCTCCAGATAAGGCTCGCATGCGCGAGGCAATGGAACGTAGTGTTCGTTGGTTGGATAGATGCATAGCAGCGCACAAGAAACCCGACAAACAGAATTTATTTTGCATCATACAAGGCGGTCTGGATCTAGAGATGCGAAAAGAGTGCTGTAAGGAGATGTTGGCTCGAAATACGCCGGGTATTGCCATCGGAGGGTTGAGCGGCGGAGAGGCAAAGGCTGATTATTGTCGTGTCGTCGAGACATGTACTGCTCTATTGCCGGACTTGAAACCCAGATATGTCATGGGAATTGGATACCCCGAGGATTTGGTTGTCAGCGTGGCTCTTGGAGCTGACATGTTTGACTGTGTTTGGCCAACTCGAACAGCCCGATTTGGAAACGCCGTCACAAAGCATGGCGTCTTGAACATTCGCAATGCAAAGTATGCGAATGACTTTGGACCGATAGAGCCTGATTGCGAATGCATGTGCTGCAGACAGGGCGAAGGGGGGATGGGTATAACCAGGGCATATGTGCACCACAATACGTCCAAAGAGACCGTCTCAGCGCATCTTCTGACTATCCACAATGTTTGGTATCAGTTAAATTTGATGAGGGAAGTGCGACAAGCTATTATTGAGGACAGGTTTCCAGCATACATTCGGCAGTTTTTTGCGAATCTGTACGATAGCAAGACAGACTATCCGGAATGGGCAGTGGAAGCACTGAAACGAGTGAATGTGGATTTGACAGCAGACAGTTAA
- a CDS encoding mitochondrial ribosomal protein subunit domain-containing protein, giving the protein MTRQYPQHQSITTPLSSREKGDWGYKRPFPLKSTMTTSTPLIRVKNIDSVENVTDFASAADHSLSLEKFQELHVAMSVPRVKGAAGETRAASMWPKSVFEEDHDSTDPQGRQSDEQRWKFKGPWLARMGEGDFSRYLSKTVHPKRAQFRALLKRKLAEDITTSQKKAAMEKGTPAPPKVEPRDITEAHFSEYLRTLRHDRATLYSLVSKFLDLAPLAAPIGVTGIFAPPTKSESPYGKSGPPPSHPSAGISYLRTNSYMENHPVYGPQARRSPALARVVYPRAGYKPAKLGVGGFVADVPIGDNEFNIRFGRGRTQANKMLNGIAHLDTTTYGGAKAYIEPQTATVDPSGKVHLQLRETHPEAQVIAKESKGLSRIYDDSETKAKQATPSRGKKGQARRMERIADEMLSESPQTQS; this is encoded by the coding sequence ATGACAAGACAATACCCCCAACACCAGTCAATCACGACGCCCCTTTCATCGCGAGAAAAGGGCGATTGGGGTTACAAGCGGCCATTCCCCTTGAAGTCTACGATGACTACGTCCACGCCTCTGATTCGAGTCAAGAATATCGATTCTGTCGAAAACGTCACCGACTTCGCGTCGGCTGCAGACCATTCCCTGTCTTTGGAGAAGTTCCAGGAGCTCCATGTTGCCATGTCGGTACCACGAGTGAAGGGTGCTGCAGGAGAGACGAGAGCCGCATCTATGTGGCCCAAGTCCGTCTTCGAAGAGGATCATGACTCTACCGACCCTCAAGGTCGACAGAGCGACGAGCAACGATGGAAATTCAAAGGGCCATGGCTAGCTAGGATGGGCGAAGGCGACTTTTCCCGATACCTGAGTAAGACGGTTCACCCAAAACGCGCCCAGTTTCGAGCACTTCTGAAGCGCAAGCTCGCCGAGGATATCACCACAAGTCAGAAGAAGGCGGCCATGGAAAAAGGTACACCGGCACCTCCCAAGGTGGAACCGCGCGACATTACAGAAGCACACTTTTCAGAGTATTTGCGAACTTTGCGCCATGATCGGGCTACACTCTATAGTTTGGTTTCCAAGTTCCTGGATTTGGCGCCACTAGCTGCACCTATTGGGGTCACGGGCATTTTCGCGCCGCCCACGAAATCCGAAAGTCCCTATGGCAAGTCGGGCCCGCCGCCCAGCCATCCATCCGCAGGCATTAGCTACTTGCGAACCAATTCTTACATGGAGAACCATCCAGTCTATGGACCTCAGGCCCGACGCTCACCTGCCTTGGCGAGAGTGGTGTACCCACGAGCCGGCTACAAACCGGCCAAACTTGGTGTCGGCGGCTTCGTCGCCGATGTTCCTATCGGTGACAATGAGTTTAACATTCGTTTCGGCCGAGGCAGAACCCAAGCCAACAAGATGCTCAACGGCATCGCTCATCTCGACACTACCACATATGGTGGCGCTAAGGCGTATATTGAGCCTCAAACCGCGACTGTAGACCCCAGCGGAAAAGTTCATTTGCAGCTTCGCGAAACGCACCCCGAGGCTCAAGTCATTGCTAAAGAGAGCAAGGGCCTGTCGCGCATTTATGACGATAGTGAGACGAAGGCAAAGCAGGCAACCCCAAGCCGAGGAAAAAAGGGCCAAGCCCGACGGATGGAGAGAATTGCGGATGAGATGTTGAGTGAATCTCCACAGACTCAGAGCTGA
- a CDS encoding 40S ribosomal protein S17 (similar to Metarhizium acridum CQMa 102 XP_007815951.1) translates to MGRVRTKTVKKSAKVIIERYYPKLTLDFETNKRICDEIAVIASKRLRNKIAGYTTHLMKRIQRGPVRGISFKLQEEERERKDQYVPEVSALDYTQSESGQLEIDSETKDLLKHLGFDSIPVNVTQVTQNNPNERGPRRFGDRPRRD, encoded by the exons ATGGGTCGCGTTCGTACCAAGACCGTGAAGAAGTCCGCCAAGGTCATCATTGAGCGGTACTACCCCAAGCTGACTCTCGACTTCGAGACCAACAAGCGCATCTGTGATGAGATTGCTGTCATTGCTTCCAAGCGCCTCCGCAACAAG ATTGCCGGCTACACCACCCACTTGATGAAGCGTATTCAGCGTGGACCCGTCCGTGGTATCTCCTTCAAGCTTCAGGAAGAGGAGCGTGAGCGAAAGGATCAGTACGTTCCCGAGGTCTCTGCTCTGGACTACACCCAGTCCGAGTCTGGCCAGCTCGAGATCGACTCCGAGACCAAGGACCTCCTCAAGCACCTTGGC TTCGACTCCATCCCCGTCAACGTCACCCAGGTCACTCAGAACAACCCCAACGAGCGTGGTCCTCGACGATTCGGCGACCGTCCTCGCCGCGACTAA